The proteins below come from a single Thermopolyspora flexuosa genomic window:
- a CDS encoding phage holin family protein: MKVIIKILIVAAALWAATQLVDGITVTAEDTAGQVGTLLVVALIFGLVNAVLKPIIKTVGCAFYVLTLGLIALVVNALLLLLTGWIAQQIDVPFHVEGFVAAFWGAIIVGVISWLLNLVLGDD; encoded by the coding sequence GTGAAGGTCATCATCAAGATCCTGATCGTCGCCGCCGCGCTGTGGGCCGCGACCCAGCTCGTGGACGGCATCACCGTCACCGCCGAGGACACCGCCGGCCAGGTCGGCACGCTGCTCGTGGTCGCCCTGATCTTCGGGCTGGTGAACGCGGTGCTCAAGCCGATCATCAAGACCGTCGGCTGCGCGTTCTACGTGCTCACCCTCGGGTTGATCGCGCTGGTGGTGAACGCGCTGCTGCTGTTGCTCACCGGCTGGATCGCCCAGCAGATCGACGTGCCGTTCCACGTCGAGGGCTTCGTCGCGGCGTTCTGGGGCGCGATCATCGTCGGCGTGATCAGCTGGCTGCTCAACCTGGTCCTGGGCGACGACTGA
- a CDS encoding NADP-dependent oxidoreductase: MVFTRPESVTTWGSLGGPLLAREIHLAALPAGLPEPGDFAVVTVELAPPGPGQVLIRNLCMAVEPYPPSPAHPGAPPFPVGQPLDGPAVGEVVESMDDELRPGDLVLHGYGWRDQVVLDARSVLRIDPVPGVDPSAYLGALGMSTLAAYVGLLDIAGLRPGEVVFVSGAAGEIGVMAGQIARLKGAARVIGTAGSQARADQLTRRFGFDAAFADAEGEVAERLAAAAPDGIDVCFDNVGGEHLEAAIAALRPHGRVALCGVAPQNATETAPGPRNLALAIGKRLTLRGFSVYDHLWRMPDMLAEVGAWVREGRIVFQETVVHGLEFAPAAYVGLLRGENTGKMIVRI; the protein is encoded by the coding sequence ATGGTGTTCACCCGGCCCGAGTCCGTTACCACGTGGGGATCCCTCGGTGGTCCGCTCCTCGCCCGTGAGATCCATCTCGCCGCTCTCCCGGCAGGGCTGCCCGAACCCGGTGATTTCGCCGTGGTGACCGTGGAGCTCGCACCGCCCGGCCCCGGCCAGGTCCTCATCCGCAACCTCTGCATGGCGGTCGAGCCGTACCCGCCGTCTCCCGCGCACCCCGGCGCGCCGCCCTTTCCGGTCGGCCAGCCGCTCGACGGCCCCGCGGTCGGCGAGGTCGTCGAGTCGATGGACGACGAGCTGCGTCCCGGCGACCTCGTGCTCCACGGGTACGGCTGGCGCGACCAGGTGGTGCTCGACGCGCGCAGCGTGCTCCGCATCGACCCGGTGCCCGGCGTGGACCCCTCGGCGTACCTGGGCGCGCTCGGCATGTCCACGCTCGCCGCGTACGTGGGCCTCCTCGACATCGCCGGACTCCGGCCGGGCGAGGTGGTGTTCGTCTCCGGCGCGGCGGGGGAGATCGGCGTCATGGCGGGGCAGATCGCCCGGCTCAAGGGCGCCGCGCGGGTGATCGGCACCGCCGGCTCGCAGGCGAGGGCGGACCAGCTCACCCGGCGGTTCGGCTTCGACGCCGCGTTCGCCGACGCCGAGGGAGAGGTCGCCGAGCGGCTCGCCGCGGCCGCGCCGGACGGCATCGACGTCTGCTTCGACAACGTGGGCGGCGAGCACCTGGAGGCGGCGATCGCCGCGCTCCGGCCGCACGGCCGGGTCGCGCTCTGCGGGGTCGCGCCGCAGAACGCCACCGAGACCGCGCCCGGCCCCCGCAACCTCGCCCTCGCCATCGGCAAGCGCCTCACCCTGCGCGGGTTCAGCGTGTACGACCACCTGTGGCGCATGCCGGACATGCTCGCCGAGGTGGGCGCCTGGGTGCGGGAGGGCCGGATCGTGTTCCAGGAGACCGTGGTGCACGGGCTGGAGTTCGCCCCCGCCGCCTACGTGGGGCTGCTGCGCGGCGAGAACACCGGCAAGATGATCGTGCGGATCTAG
- a CDS encoding response regulator transcription factor, with protein sequence MDTPVRVLVVEDEPQLRNAVSRALRMEGYAVEVAEDGPAGLAAMASERPDLVVLDVMLPRMDGLEVCRRMRRNGDTTPVLMLTALDSVGDRVAGLDAGADDYLVKPFALEELFARIRALLRRAGPGECDAPLTFADLTLYPRSRQGKRGDRRFDLTRTEYALLELLMRNAGQVLTREVILERIWGYEFTPGSNSLEVYIGYLRRKTEAGGEVRLIQTVHGLGYALREPTT encoded by the coding sequence ATCGATACCCCCGTCCGCGTGCTCGTCGTCGAGGACGAGCCGCAGCTGCGCAACGCCGTGTCGCGCGCCCTCCGCATGGAGGGCTACGCCGTCGAGGTCGCCGAGGACGGGCCCGCCGGCCTCGCCGCCATGGCGAGCGAGCGCCCGGACCTCGTCGTGCTCGACGTCATGCTGCCGCGGATGGACGGGCTCGAGGTGTGCCGCCGCATGCGCCGCAACGGCGACACCACGCCGGTGCTCATGCTCACCGCGCTCGACAGCGTGGGGGACCGGGTGGCCGGGCTGGACGCGGGGGCCGACGACTACCTGGTGAAGCCGTTCGCGCTGGAGGAGCTGTTCGCCCGGATCCGGGCGCTGCTGCGCCGCGCCGGGCCGGGGGAGTGCGACGCCCCGCTCACCTTCGCCGACCTCACGCTCTACCCGCGCAGCCGCCAGGGCAAGCGCGGCGACCGCCGGTTCGACCTCACCCGCACCGAGTACGCGCTGCTCGAGCTGCTCATGCGCAACGCCGGCCAGGTGCTCACCCGGGAGGTGATCCTCGAGCGCATCTGGGGCTACGAGTTCACCCCGGGCTCGAACTCGCTCGAGGTCTACATCGGGTACCTGCGGCGCAAGACCGAGGCGGGCGGGGAGGTCCGGCTGATCCAGACCGTGCACGGGCTCGGCTACGCGCTGCGGGAGCCGACGACGTGA
- a CDS encoding HAMP domain-containing sensor histidine kinase: MKRLPLVWRLALCAGVAAAGSVITVLAGAYVLACRRVEDLGRAGALGPYYGDHGPYPPVGPAGVLDKVAGLQAELGWPFVVVALGGLVLAAVLGYIAARTALRPVATLTSLAERVAATRDLGTRIEVDRDDELGSLARSFNTMLDALERSAKAQRRLVADASHELRTPLAALRTNVELLRRADRLDPAERAELLQETLDGLEELSALVSDVVELARDEEPSVLLEDVRLDEIVERAAARARAYWPRVHFHVDVEPAVVRGVPDRLTRAVANLLDNAGKYSPAGGVVEVRLRGGELTVRDHGPGIAEEDLPYVFDRFYRAPSARSMPGSGLGLAIVRQVVEGHGGTVAAGNAPGGGTVVRMRLPLQQAPSRPSRARQPVRA, translated from the coding sequence ATGAAGCGGTTGCCGCTGGTGTGGCGGCTCGCGCTCTGCGCGGGCGTGGCCGCCGCGGGCAGTGTGATCACGGTGCTGGCCGGGGCCTACGTGCTCGCCTGCCGCCGGGTGGAGGACCTGGGCAGGGCGGGCGCGCTCGGCCCCTACTACGGCGACCACGGCCCGTACCCGCCGGTCGGCCCGGCCGGCGTGCTCGACAAGGTGGCCGGGCTGCAGGCCGAGCTCGGCTGGCCGTTCGTCGTGGTGGCGCTCGGCGGCCTGGTGCTCGCCGCCGTGCTCGGCTACATCGCCGCCCGCACCGCGCTGCGCCCGGTGGCCACGCTCACCTCGCTCGCCGAGCGGGTGGCGGCCACCCGTGACCTCGGCACCCGCATCGAGGTGGACCGCGACGACGAGCTGGGCAGCCTGGCGCGTAGCTTCAACACGATGCTCGACGCGCTCGAGCGCTCGGCGAAGGCGCAGCGCAGGCTCGTCGCCGACGCCTCCCACGAGCTGCGCACCCCGCTCGCCGCGCTGCGCACGAACGTGGAGCTGCTGCGCCGCGCGGACCGGCTCGACCCCGCCGAGCGCGCCGAGCTGCTCCAGGAGACCCTCGACGGGCTGGAGGAGCTGAGCGCGCTCGTCTCCGACGTGGTGGAGCTCGCCCGCGACGAGGAGCCGTCGGTGCTGCTCGAGGACGTGCGGCTCGACGAGATCGTGGAGCGCGCGGCGGCCCGCGCCCGGGCGTACTGGCCGCGGGTGCACTTCCACGTGGACGTCGAGCCCGCCGTGGTGCGCGGCGTGCCCGACCGGCTCACCCGGGCGGTGGCGAACCTGCTCGACAACGCGGGCAAGTACAGCCCGGCGGGCGGCGTCGTCGAGGTACGGCTGCGCGGCGGCGAGCTGACCGTGCGCGACCACGGGCCGGGCATCGCCGAGGAGGACCTGCCGTACGTGTTCGACCGGTTCTACCGGGCGCCGAGCGCGCGCTCGATGCCGGGCTCCGGGCTCGGCCTCGCCATCGTGCGGCAGGTGGTGGAGGGCCACGGCGGCACGGTCGCGGCGGGGAACGCGCCGGGCGGCGGCACGGTCGTGCGCATGCGGCTGCCGCTGCAGCAGGCCCCGTCGCGGCCGTCGCGGGCCCGGCAGCCGGTGCGGGCCTGA
- a CDS encoding SLC13 family permease: MTAFLALTIFCVAFFFIATEKADKVKTVLIAAGLMAVLGLIPGEEVFYSEHEGIDWNVIFLLFGMMIIVGIIKRTGVFDYLAIWAAKRSQGRPYRLMVMLMIITAVASPVLDNVTTIMLVAPVTVVVCNRLQIPAQPYLIAEVLASNIGGAATLIGDPPNIIIGSRGGLTFNDFLVHMTPIVVIIFAVFVLLTRVLFARSFRYNPEHVAEVMALQERRAITDPRLLARCLIVLAGVIAGFALHSVLHVAPSIVALVGAGVMMLVAKADVAETMEEVEWPTLVFFMGLFVMVAGLVHTGVIETIGTWAVNLLGDAPFLSATTLLFGSGVLGAFFDNIPYVATMAPIVEGLVAEAPAPEIGQALWWAFALGADFGGNGTAVAASANVVAIGIAARTGHRISFWEFTKYGALVTVLSMVMAWVYVWLRYFT; encoded by the coding sequence ATGACCGCATTCCTCGCCCTCACCATCTTCTGCGTGGCGTTCTTCTTCATCGCCACCGAGAAAGCGGACAAGGTCAAGACCGTTCTCATCGCCGCGGGGCTGATGGCCGTCCTCGGGCTGATCCCCGGAGAGGAGGTGTTCTACTCCGAGCACGAGGGCATCGACTGGAACGTCATCTTCCTGCTCTTCGGCATGATGATCATCGTCGGGATCATCAAGCGGACGGGCGTCTTCGACTACCTGGCCATCTGGGCGGCGAAACGCTCCCAGGGCCGGCCGTACCGGCTGATGGTGATGTTGATGATCATCACCGCGGTCGCGTCCCCCGTGCTCGACAACGTGACCACGATCATGCTGGTCGCGCCGGTCACGGTAGTCGTGTGCAACCGCCTGCAGATCCCGGCTCAGCCGTACCTCATCGCCGAGGTTCTCGCCTCCAACATCGGCGGCGCGGCGACGCTCATCGGCGACCCGCCGAACATCATCATCGGAAGCCGCGGGGGGCTGACGTTCAACGACTTCCTCGTGCACATGACCCCGATCGTGGTCATCATCTTCGCGGTCTTCGTGCTGCTCACCCGCGTGCTGTTCGCCCGGAGCTTCCGGTACAACCCCGAGCACGTGGCCGAGGTGATGGCGCTGCAGGAGAGGCGGGCGATCACCGATCCCAGGCTGCTCGCCCGCTGCCTGATCGTCCTCGCCGGCGTGATCGCGGGCTTCGCACTCCACTCGGTCCTGCACGTCGCCCCGTCGATCGTCGCGCTCGTCGGCGCCGGCGTGATGATGCTGGTGGCCAAGGCCGACGTGGCGGAGACGATGGAGGAGGTCGAGTGGCCGACGCTCGTGTTCTTCATGGGCCTGTTCGTGATGGTCGCGGGGCTCGTGCACACGGGCGTGATCGAGACGATCGGCACCTGGGCGGTGAACCTGCTCGGTGACGCGCCCTTCCTGTCGGCGACCACGCTGCTGTTCGGCTCGGGCGTGCTCGGCGCCTTCTTCGACAACATCCCCTACGTCGCCACGATGGCCCCGATCGTCGAAGGGCTGGTCGCCGAGGCCCCGGCCCCGGAGATCGGGCAGGCGCTGTGGTGGGCGTTCGCCCTCGGCGCCGACTTCGGCGGCAACGGCACGGCGGTCGCGGCGAGCGCGAACGTCGTCGCCATCGGCATCGCGGCGCGCACCGGCCACCGCATCAGCTTCTGGGAGTTCACCAAGTACGGCGCGCTCGTCACCGTGCTCAGCATGGTGATGGCGTGGGTGTACGTGTGGCTGCGCTACTTCACGTGA
- a CDS encoding CBS domain-containing protein codes for MQASDIAVSLPTVTARDPVVKAIRVMALGRLPGLILVDDEGRPRKVLPGTQVLRMGIPGAYQEDPQLARAVDEAHADRFWHELGDLTLEDCMPRQVERPVTVPADATLLEVAALMARSQRPLVGVVDAGDSLIGVITLERLLTHLVLSGLGD; via the coding sequence ATGCAAGCCAGCGATATCGCCGTAAGCCTGCCGACGGTAACGGCCCGCGACCCGGTCGTGAAGGCCATCCGGGTGATGGCGCTGGGGAGACTGCCCGGCCTCATCCTCGTCGACGACGAGGGCAGGCCCCGGAAGGTGCTTCCCGGCACCCAGGTGCTCCGGATGGGAATTCCCGGAGCCTACCAGGAGGACCCGCAGCTCGCACGGGCGGTCGACGAGGCCCACGCGGACCGGTTCTGGCACGAGCTCGGTGACCTGACCCTCGAGGACTGTATGCCACGGCAGGTGGAGCGGCCGGTGACCGTGCCCGCCGACGCCACCCTGCTCGAGGTCGCCGCGCTGATGGCACGTTCCCAACGGCCGCTGGTCGGGGTCGTCGACGCCGGCGACTCGCTGATCGGCGTGATCACCCTGGAACGGCTGCTCACCCACCTGGTCCTGTCGGGCCTCGGCGACTGA
- a CDS encoding dihydroxy-acid dehydratase, producing MRPLRSNFEPGTTRWAMRRAQWTALGLTPEDMEKPKIAIVNTSSDLASCFAHLDEIVGPLKQAIREAGGVGFEIRTAAPSDAITSAGAAGQYILPSRDLIAADIEVAAEGALLDGMICLSSCDKTTPAHLMAAARLNIPTIIVACGYQPSGVYRGEHVDFEDVFLYAGHVATGKMTVEELAEMSACAITGPGVCAGMGTANSMHITAEVLGMALPGSTPVLARSEKMWRTVKEAGRRIVELVAEDVRPRDILTPGAFRNAVTAVLAISGSVNTLKHLQAVAVEAGCDVDVYALFEELAPQVPLLAGVKPNGPRRIDEFEAAGGALALMHRLAPMLDLDRPTVSGRTVREIVSSVTPPESDVIRPLDDPLARHPGIVVIRGSLAPDGAVVKRTVADEAPRRFRGPAKVFRSREEGIAAIRNGEVEPGQVLVLTGLGLRGSPGMGLTSAFVFALDGAGLGPEVAVVTDGQMSGLVNKGLVVAEVSPEGAVGGPLGLVRDGDMISIDVDARTIDLEVDEDELARRRAAMPETPAPPGCGWLSVYARTVRPLTEGATLGG from the coding sequence GTGAGGCCGCTGCGCAGCAACTTCGAGCCGGGCACCACCCGCTGGGCGATGCGCCGCGCCCAGTGGACCGCCCTCGGGCTCACCCCCGAGGACATGGAGAAGCCGAAGATCGCCATCGTCAACACCTCGTCCGACCTGGCGAGCTGCTTCGCCCACCTCGACGAGATCGTCGGCCCGCTCAAGCAGGCGATCCGGGAGGCGGGCGGCGTCGGCTTCGAGATTCGCACCGCGGCGCCGAGCGACGCGATCACCAGCGCGGGCGCGGCCGGGCAGTACATCCTCCCGTCCCGTGACCTGATCGCGGCCGACATCGAGGTGGCGGCCGAGGGCGCGCTGCTCGACGGCATGATCTGCCTGTCGTCGTGCGACAAGACCACGCCCGCGCACCTGATGGCGGCGGCCCGCCTCAACATTCCGACGATCATCGTCGCCTGCGGCTACCAGCCGTCCGGCGTCTACCGCGGCGAGCACGTCGACTTCGAGGACGTGTTCCTGTACGCCGGGCACGTCGCCACCGGGAAGATGACCGTCGAGGAGCTCGCCGAGATGAGCGCCTGCGCGATCACCGGCCCCGGGGTGTGCGCGGGCATGGGCACCGCGAACTCGATGCACATCACCGCCGAGGTGCTCGGCATGGCGCTGCCGGGCAGCACCCCGGTGCTCGCCCGCAGCGAGAAGATGTGGCGGACGGTCAAGGAGGCCGGCCGCCGCATCGTCGAGCTCGTCGCCGAGGACGTACGGCCCCGCGACATCCTCACCCCCGGCGCGTTCCGCAACGCGGTCACCGCCGTGCTCGCGATCAGCGGCTCGGTGAACACCCTCAAGCACCTGCAGGCGGTCGCCGTCGAGGCGGGCTGCGACGTGGACGTGTACGCGCTGTTCGAGGAGCTCGCCCCGCAGGTGCCGCTGCTCGCCGGGGTGAAGCCGAACGGCCCGCGGCGCATCGACGAGTTCGAGGCGGCGGGCGGCGCGCTCGCCCTCATGCACCGGCTCGCCCCCATGCTCGACCTCGACCGGCCCACGGTGTCCGGCCGTACCGTGCGGGAGATCGTCTCGTCGGTCACCCCGCCCGAGTCCGACGTGATCCGCCCGCTCGACGACCCGCTCGCCCGGCACCCCGGCATCGTGGTGATCCGCGGCTCGCTCGCGCCCGACGGCGCGGTGGTGAAGCGCACCGTCGCCGACGAGGCCCCGCGCCGCTTCCGCGGCCCGGCCAAGGTGTTCCGCTCCCGCGAGGAGGGCATCGCGGCCATCCGGAACGGCGAGGTCGAGCCCGGCCAGGTGCTCGTGCTCACCGGCCTGGGCCTGCGCGGCTCGCCCGGCATGGGGCTCACCTCGGCGTTCGTGTTCGCGCTCGACGGCGCCGGCCTCGGCCCGGAGGTCGCCGTGGTCACCGACGGCCAGATGTCCGGCCTGGTGAACAAGGGCCTCGTGGTCGCCGAGGTGAGCCCGGAGGGCGCGGTCGGCGGCCCGCTCGGGCTCGTCCGGGACGGCGACATGATCAGCATCGACGTGGACGCGCGCACGATCGACCTCGAGGTCGACGAGGACGAGCTCGCCAGGCGGCGGGCGGCCATGCCCGAGACCCCGGCCCCGCCCGGCTGCGGCTGGCTCTCGGTCTACGCGCGGACCGTCCGCCCGCTCACCGAGGGCGCGACGCTCGGCGGCTGA